In Lolium rigidum isolate FL_2022 unplaced genomic scaffold, APGP_CSIRO_Lrig_0.1 contig_37353_1, whole genome shotgun sequence, one DNA window encodes the following:
- the LOC124681241 gene encoding uncharacterized protein LOC124681241 has protein sequence MDPRWDPDNAATWDAFFANRREMELASYEKEEQAYRAAVATVAKLTLLHPPAPVSLAFATKPRTPRWPLASRAIDRCKMQGLATAPSSPTRPRHICSGRDSDHDEDGAAGIHYFFSCPASPVHYILRSPPASCASVHYAPSTDGDFCTAAGDFEFAARDRGVGGAGAGATMCSAEELFVSGRIRVGCLSPILQETDRGEQMEEGGVDGRSPRHRRARSASPPRSPRLDKNAPPSGSFASESSSSSSSSSSKTIRRRISLRDLLGRTCSDPSVRPPPPITTGAERSGSWLPSIWPSRARKALPCPAPLPARRSTSSVKKAPGGAGYHHDAPPRRTTSLPYRQGLVLGCLGLGARSYGLAKSMHPLSTR, from the exons ATGGATCCCCGCTGGGATCCCGACAACGCCgccacttgggacgccttcttcgccAATCGCCGGGAGATGGAGCTCGCCAGCTACGAGAAGGAGGAGCAGGCCTACCGCGCAGCTGTGGCGACGGTGGCCAAG CTAACCCTTCTCCATCCTCCCGCCCCCGTCAGTCTCGCCTTCGCCACCAAACCTCGCACCCCGCGCTGGCCCCTCGCCTCCCGTGCCATCGACCGCTGCAAAATGCAGGGCCTCGCCACCGCGCCCAGCAGCCCTACGCGGCCGCGCCACATCTGCTCCGGCCGAGACAGTGACCACGACGAAGACGGTGCAGCAGGCATCCACTACTTCTTCAGCTGCCCGGCCAGCCCCGTGCACTACATCCTCCGCTCGCCGCCAGCGTCCTGCGCGTCGGTGCACTACGCTCCCTCCACCGACGGAGACTTCTGCACGGCCGCCGGCGACTTCGAGTTCGCCGCGCGCGAccgcggcgtcggcggcgctggcgccggcgccACCATGTGCTCCGCCGAGGAGCTCTTCGTCTCCGGCCGCATCCGCGTCGGCTGCCTCTCCCCCATCCTCCAAGAAACCGATCGCGGTGAGCAGATGGAGGAGGGCGGCGTCGACGGCCGGTCACCGCGGCATCGCCGGGCCAGGTCGGCGTCGCCACCCCGGAGCCCCCGGCTCGACAAGAACGCGCCGCCTTCCGGCTCCTTCGCGTCAGagtcgtcttcgtcctcctcctcgtcctcttccaaGACCATCCGGCGGAGGATATCGCTGCGGGACCTCCTCGGCCGCACCTGCAGCGACCCCTCGGTGAGGCCGCCGCCGCCTATCACCACCGGTGCCGAGAGGTCAGGCTCCTGGCTGCCGTCTATATGGCCTTCGCGGGCAAGGAAGGCCCTGCCCTGCCCAGCACCGCTGCCTGCGCGCCGATCCACGTCGTCGGTCAAGAAGGCGCCGGGCGGTGCGGGGTATCATCATGATGCGCCGCCGCGGCGCACGACGTCTCTGCCGTACCGACAGGGCCTGGTCCTTGGATGCCTGGGCTTAGGAGCGCGGAGCTACGGGCTCGCTAAGTCCATGCACCCGCTCTCCACCCGGTGA
- the LOC124681242 gene encoding replication protein A 14 kDa subunit-like, with protein sequence MDTSVPSPFVNGETLKMFVGRRVRTVVQVQRNESGVLVVQSTDGHQLTIRGAPGAPEAPHYIEVMGIPDSDQSIRAESWTDFGENFDPVPFNGLCKLASDKYKYLFL encoded by the exons ATGGATACTTCAGTTCCTTCACCATTTGTCAATGGAGAGACTCTGAAGATGTTTGTTGGGCGAAGAGTGCGCACAGTGGTTCAAGTCCAACGCAATGAAAGTGGAGTTCTTGTCGTCCAGTCCACTGATGGGCATCAGTTGACCATCAGAGGTGCTCCTGGTGCCCCTGAAGCACCGCACTATATAGAGGTTATGGGAATCCCTGACAGCGACCAGTCCATCCGCGCTGAAAGCTGGACAGATTTTGGTGAAAACTTTG ATCCTGTGCCATTCAATGGACTGTGCAAGCTTGCAAGCGACAAGTACAAGTACCTGTTCCTGTAG